One window from the genome of Epinephelus moara isolate mb chromosome 21, YSFRI_EMoa_1.0, whole genome shotgun sequence encodes:
- the LOC126382881 gene encoding DET1- and DDB1-associated protein 1-like isoform X1 produces MEKSDFLKGLPVYNKNNFSRFHADSVCKASNRRPSVYLPTREYPSEQIIVTEKTNILLRYLHQQWDKKNAAKKREQDQGEGENTAPPRKIARTDSRELNDDS; encoded by the exons ATGGAGAAG TCAGATTTCCTGAAGGGGCTGCCTGtctacaacaaaaacaacttcaGCAGGTTCCATGCAGACTCTGTATGTAAAGCATCA AACCGCCGACCATCGGTATATCTTCCAACTCGGGAATATCCATCAGAGCAGA TCATTGTCACAGAGAAGACAAACATCCTATTGCGATATCTTCATCAACAGTGGGACAAAAAG AATGCAGCAAAAAAGCGAGAGCAGGATCAAGGAGAGGGCGAGAACACGGCGCCGCCGCGGAAAATTGCCAGAACAGACAGCCGGGAGCTGAATGACGACTCATGA
- the ano8a gene encoding anoctamin-8 — protein MQAAGTGAADTDATVNGSSSSTADVDDSDGAGERMERTVPSEQQDRTNNQQQQQQKTSLSPSGVLDKLFGKRLLQARHYIMSRKSWLKMVPTENCDILMTFPDTIDDHTLLWLLNQIRVGIPQVSIQVRQHKHTQAHAFFITTTFENLLQGAEQMGMHKAVKPQFGGGMRRFSCEEDNIYENIESELCFFTSQERQGIIKYWLDNLRAKQGEVLHNIHFLEGQPIIPELEARGVIHQMFPLHEQRILNQLMTSWVQAVCERQPLDDICDYFGVKIGMYFAWLGFYTNSMLYPAVIGFLLWILAEADQTSQDICCVVFALFNVVWATLFLERWKRREAELAYRWGTLDTPAESLEEPRPQFRGVKRCSPITGCEEFYYPPWKRALFRWLVSLPICLLCLCFVFLAMLLCLELQEVVMEIQELPGITRFIPKILLAITVTICDEVYKKIAYWLNDMENYRLQSAYENNLIIKMVFFEFINSYLSLFYIGFYLKDMERLKEMLATLLIFRQFLQNIKEVLQPYLYEQNKLGVFTPKVLWELLQTIILKYGRLALGKAQASMTGYSFLGPKGIPVTHTANGNPEQKKRGDLKAGFRLTEEEWDMNDSNLKQRKVSFTEKVDYQDVMTETLPVDRSCLEDSPTLVEEGMDPSSIFDSCDEDSDCESLSQESESLCQKRKNVSEEKEHKKSWMDPPEEPKTVTLTQAEIESCMQTYEDTLQDYQEMFIQFGYVVLFSSAFPLAAMCALINNIIEIRSDALKLCTGLQRPFGQRVENIGQWQTAMEAMGLIAIIVNCYLIGQCGQLQRLFPWLSPEMTIISIVLLEHFAILLKYIIHVAIPDIPGWVAEEMAKLEYRRREAFKKHEQQAQQHFQQQLRRRREEEELQRQAELQAEARQESDHRADTQHQHHHDKAPGGKAGDKPKRPSSLLGNNNVMKLKQIIPLQGKFSSSTSRSPAQSPTGGEAKLPGFLKFLKSPEMKKEPAVAAGAPASTVTSSVPPSGQERSQSPNRTFSPGKLFSFSKSEGTVVCVNGTQPLPQPANAQPSRGDLNTSLEELPSNESDKGESRQLTDLENSKS, from the exons ATAAATTGTTCGGGAAGCGCCTCTTGCAGGCCAGACACTACATTATGTCTCGTAAGTCCTGGCTGAAGATGGTGCCCACTGAAAACTGTGATATCCTGATGACATTCCCAG ATACAATCGATGATCACACTCTGCTGTGGCTCCTGAATCAGATTCGTGTCGGAATCCCACAAGTCAGCATTCAGGTTCggcagcacaaacacacccaggcaCACGCCTTCTTCATCACGACAACATTTGAGAA CTTACTGCAGGGAGCCGAGCAGATGGGCATGCACAAGGCCGTCAAACCGCAGTTTGGCGGCGGGATGCGGCGCTTTTCCTGCGAGGAGGACAACATCTATGAGAACATAGAGAGCGAGCTCTGCTTTTTTACATCGCAG GAGCGTCAGGGCATCATCAAGTATTGGCTGGACAATCTGCGAGCCAAACAGGGGGAGGTGCTCCACAACATTCACTTCCTGGAGGGACAGCCAATCA TTCCAGAGCTGGAAGCTCGAGGGGTGATCCATCAAATGTTTCCTCTCCACGAGCAGAGGATCCTCAACcagctgatgacatcatgggTCCAGGCTGTGTGTGAGAGGCAGCCCCTGG ACGATATCTGTGACTACTTTGGAGTGAAGATCGGCATGTATTTTGCCTGGCTGGGTTTCTACACTAACTCCATGCTATACCCTGCTGTCATCGGCTTTCTGCTCTGGATACTCGCTGAGGCTGACCAG ACCAGCCAGGATATCTGCTGTGTGGTTTTTGCCCTCTTCAATGTTGTGTGGGCGACGCTGTTTCTGGAGCGCTGGAAGAGGCGAGAGGCGGAGCTGGCCTACAGGTGGGGCACCCTGGACACCCCCGCAGAGTCCTTGGAGGAGCCCAGGCCGCAGTTCAGG GGAGTGAAGCGCTGCAGTCCCATAACGGGCTGTGAGGAGTTCTACTACCCACCTTGGAAAAGAGCTCTGTTCAGATGGCTGGTCAGCCTGCCCATctgtcttctctgtctctgctttgtCTTCCTCGCCATGCTCCTCTGCCTGGAACTGCAG GAAGTGGTGATGGAGATTCAGGAGCTACCTGGTATCACAAGATTCATTCCTAAGATACTTCTGGCCATTACTGTGACCATATGCGATGAAGTGTATAAGAAGATCGCCTACTGGCTTAATGACATGG AGAACTACAGACTTCAGAGTGCCTATGAGAATAATCTCATCATCAAGATGGTTTTT TTTGAATTCATCAATTCGTATCTTAGCCTTTTCTACATTGGATTCTACCTCAAGGACATGGAGCGACTGAAGGAG ATGCTAGCCACTCTACTGATCTTCCGCCAGTTCCTACAGAACATCAAAGAGGTTCTCCAGCCTTATCTCTACGAGCAAAACAAGCTGGGCGTCTTCACCCCCAAAGTGCTGTGGGAGCTGCTCCAGACCATCATACTCAAGTACGGCCGCCTGGCTCTGGGAAAGGCCCAAGCCTCGATGACAGGCTACTCCTTCCTGGGTCCCAAAGGGATCCCCGTCACTCACACTGCTAACGGCAACCCAGAGCAGAAGAAAAGAGGGGATCTGAAAGCTGGATTCAGGCTGACGGAAGAGGAGTGGGACATGAACGACAGCAATCTGAAGCAACGTAAAGTCAGCTTCACTGAGAAGGTTGACTACCAGGATGTCATGACAGAAACGCTGCCGGTGGATCGCAGCTGCCTTGAGGACAGTCCTACACTGGTGGAGGAAGGGATGGATCCGTCAAGCATTTTTGACAGTTGTGATGAGGACAGCGACTGTGAATCGCTGTCTCAA GAATCTGAATCTCTGTGTCAGAAAAGAAAGAacgtcagtgaggagaaagagCATAAGAAGTCATGGATGGATCCACCAGAGGAACCCAAAACTGTCACTTTGACCCAAGCTGAGATTGAGAGCTGCATGCAGACATACGAG GATACGCTTCAGGACTACCAGGAAATGTTCATCCAGTTTGGCTACGTGGTGCTCTTCTCCTCTGCGTTTCCCCTGGCGGCCATGTGTGCTCTTATCAACAACATCATCGAGATCCGCAGCGACGCCCTGAAGCTCTGCACCGGCCTGCAGAGACCATTCGGACAGAGGGTGGAGAACATCGGACAGTGGCAG ACTGCAATGGAGGCCATGGGTTTGATAGCCATTATAGTTAACTGTTACCTGATTGGTCAGTGTGGGCAGCTACAGCGTCTGTTCCCCTGGTTGAGTCCTGAGATGACCATCATCTCCATCGTCTTACTGGAG CACTTTGCAATCCTCCTAAAGTACATCATCCATGTTGCCATCCCTGATATCCCTGGCTGGGTTGCAGAAGAGATGGCCAAGCTAGAGTACCGACGAAGGGAAGCTTTCAAG AAGCACGAGCAGCAGGCCCAGCAGCACTTCCAACAGCAGCTCAGACGCCGGCGTGAAGAGGAGGAGCTCCAGCGTCAGGCTGAGCTGCAGGCCGAGGCCCGTCAGGAGAGCGACCACAGGGCAGACACGcagcaccagcaccaccacGACAAAGCACCGGGGGGCAAGGCAGGGGACAAACCCAAGAGACCCAGCTCTCTGCTGGGGAACAACAATGTGATGAAGCTGAAGCAGATCATCCCTCTGCAGGGGAAGTTTTCCTCCAGCACGTCTCGCTCACCAGCTCAGTCCCCAACAGGAGGTGAGGCGAAGCTCCCAGGATTTCTCAAGTTCTTGAAGTCGCCTGAGATGAAAAAGGAGCCAGCGGTGGCAGCTGGAGCTCCAGCCTCAACAGTGACCTCCTCTGTTCCCCCTAGTGGCCAGGAGAGGTCACAGTCCCCCAACAGGACATTCAGTCCTGGGAAACTGTTCAGCTTCAGCAAGTCAGAGGGGACAGTGGTGTGTGTGAACGGGACACAACCACTGCCCCAGCCTGCTAACGCTCAGCCCAGCAGGGGCGACTTAAACACATCGCTGGAGGAATTACCTTCCAATGAGTCAGATAAAGGAGAATCAAGACAATTGACTGATTTAGAAAACTCTAAGAGTTAA
- the LOC126382881 gene encoding DET1- and DDB1-associated protein 1-like isoform X2 translates to MEKSDFLKGLPVYNKNNFSRFHADSNRRPSVYLPTREYPSEQIIVTEKTNILLRYLHQQWDKKNAAKKREQDQGEGENTAPPRKIARTDSRELNDDS, encoded by the exons ATGGAGAAG TCAGATTTCCTGAAGGGGCTGCCTGtctacaacaaaaacaacttcaGCAGGTTCCATGCAGACTCT AACCGCCGACCATCGGTATATCTTCCAACTCGGGAATATCCATCAGAGCAGA TCATTGTCACAGAGAAGACAAACATCCTATTGCGATATCTTCATCAACAGTGGGACAAAAAG AATGCAGCAAAAAAGCGAGAGCAGGATCAAGGAGAGGGCGAGAACACGGCGCCGCCGCGGAAAATTGCCAGAACAGACAGCCGGGAGCTGAATGACGACTCATGA
- the mrpl34 gene encoding 39S ribosomal protein L34, mitochondrial isoform X1, whose translation MNIVRSSLSRLRGITNFTSSVPAGNLAVTGNTHLRLFSNWIVPRAAAGPQISRCGPLSSQAEGSGVFQQLPWQYQQVRTKKRGTEYQPKNIKRKRTHGWIKRMSTQGGIEVVLRRMLKGRKSLTH comes from the exons ATGAACATTGTACGCTCGTCTCTTTCCCGACTGCGTGGAATAACCAATTTCACCAG CAGCGTCCCTGCAGGGAACCTCGCAGTAACTGGCAACACTCACCTTAGATTATTCAGCAACTGGATTGTGCCCAGAGCAGCCGCGGGACCTCAGATTTCTAGATGTGGGCCGCTGTCTTCACAAGCTGAGGGTTCAGGAGTGTTCCAACAACTTCCTTGGCAATACCAGCAGGTACGGACAAAGAAACGGGGAACAGAGTATCAGCCCAAGAATATCAAACGCAAGAGGACCCACGGTTGGATCAAGAGGATGAGCACACAAGGCGGCATCGAGGTGGTTCTACGGCGCATGTTGAAGGGACGGAaatcactcacacactga
- the mrpl34 gene encoding 39S ribosomal protein L34, mitochondrial isoform X2 — translation MNIVRSSLSRLRGITNFTSVPAGNLAVTGNTHLRLFSNWIVPRAAAGPQISRCGPLSSQAEGSGVFQQLPWQYQQVRTKKRGTEYQPKNIKRKRTHGWIKRMSTQGGIEVVLRRMLKGRKSLTH, via the exons ATGAACATTGTACGCTCGTCTCTTTCCCGACTGCGTGGAATAACCAATTTCACCAG CGTCCCTGCAGGGAACCTCGCAGTAACTGGCAACACTCACCTTAGATTATTCAGCAACTGGATTGTGCCCAGAGCAGCCGCGGGACCTCAGATTTCTAGATGTGGGCCGCTGTCTTCACAAGCTGAGGGTTCAGGAGTGTTCCAACAACTTCCTTGGCAATACCAGCAGGTACGGACAAAGAAACGGGGAACAGAGTATCAGCCCAAGAATATCAAACGCAAGAGGACCCACGGTTGGATCAAGAGGATGAGCACACAAGGCGGCATCGAGGTGGTTCTACGGCGCATGTTGAAGGGACGGAaatcactcacacactga